One Chitinophaga sp. H8 DNA window includes the following coding sequences:
- a CDS encoding DUF58 domain-containing protein, which produces MDTAEILKKVRQIEIKTKGLTNHIFAGEYHSAFKGRGMSFSEVRDYQFGDDVRSIDWNVTARFNHPFIKVFEEERELTVMLLVDVSESADFGTVKQDKRALIAEICAVLAFSAIKNNDKVGVIFFSDGMEKYIPPKKGKSHILFIIRELLSFKPKRKGTNLSETLRFFNNATKKRSIVFLLSDFLSGNYQDALNIASKRHDMVGVHVYDQRDKELPPVGLIQMSDAETGALQWVDTADRRVREYYTQQFLQHSQYCRNAFLKSGAELVTVRTDEDYVKALQVFFLNRA; this is translated from the coding sequence GTGGATACGGCTGAAATATTAAAGAAGGTAAGGCAGATCGAGATCAAGACCAAAGGGCTTACCAATCATATTTTTGCAGGCGAATACCATAGCGCTTTCAAAGGCCGGGGTATGTCGTTCAGTGAGGTAAGGGATTACCAGTTTGGAGATGATGTAAGGTCTATAGACTGGAATGTAACTGCACGGTTCAATCATCCTTTCATCAAAGTATTTGAAGAAGAGCGGGAGCTAACGGTTATGCTGCTGGTAGACGTGAGTGAAAGTGCTGATTTTGGTACCGTTAAGCAGGATAAGCGGGCATTGATAGCAGAGATTTGTGCTGTGCTGGCCTTTTCGGCTATTAAGAATAATGATAAGGTGGGAGTGATATTTTTCAGTGATGGCATGGAAAAGTATATTCCGCCTAAAAAGGGGAAATCACATATTCTTTTCATCATCAGGGAGTTACTATCGTTTAAACCTAAACGAAAGGGAACGAACCTGTCAGAAACCTTGCGTTTCTTTAACAATGCCACCAAGAAGCGGAGTATTGTTTTTTTATTGAGTGATTTTTTGTCTGGCAATTACCAGGATGCCTTGAACATTGCCTCCAAGCGGCATGATATGGTAGGCGTGCATGTGTATGATCAGCGGGATAAGGAATTGCCACCGGTAGGGCTGATTCAGATGTCGGACGCAGAAACCGGAGCATTACAATGGGTAGATACAGCCGACCGCCGTGTACGTGAATATTATACACAACAGTTTCTGCAACATTCACAGTATTGCCGTAATGCTTTCCTCAAAAGCGGTGCAGAACTGGTTACGGTGCGTACAGATGAGGACTATGTAAAAGCATTGCAGGTGTTTTTCCTGAACAGAGCATAA
- a CDS encoding vWA domain-containing protein, translating into MNFEIWKNIEFAYPGFFWLLLLVPVMIYWYFSRQRKQRGFMQVSSLAGLKGLPVSWKVRFRPLLLALRMLAFIALVVALARPQTSNTSENIDSEGIDIVLSIDISGSMLAEDLRPNRMEAAKKVAMDFVDKRISDRMGLVIFSGESFTQCPITTDHAVLKNQIMQIKSGMLQDGTAIGMGLATSVDRLRNSQAKSKVIILLTDGVNNTGLVDPLTALEIAKAFKIRVYTIGVGTYGKAPFPMTMPDGSVQMQMQDVQIDEPLMKKISHETGGKYFRATNTNDLQNIYQEIDKLEKTKVEITSYKRFTEHFFLLAMIALTCLLLEMVLRYTLFRSLP; encoded by the coding sequence ATGAATTTTGAGATCTGGAAAAATATAGAATTTGCTTATCCCGGTTTTTTCTGGCTGTTATTGCTGGTACCGGTGATGATATACTGGTATTTTTCGCGTCAGCGCAAGCAGCGTGGGTTTATGCAGGTATCTTCCCTGGCAGGATTAAAAGGATTGCCGGTATCCTGGAAGGTGCGGTTCCGTCCCTTATTGCTGGCATTGCGGATGCTGGCATTTATTGCATTGGTAGTAGCATTGGCAAGACCTCAAACGTCTAATACTTCTGAAAATATAGATAGTGAAGGGATTGATATCGTATTGAGCATAGATATCTCAGGAAGTATGCTGGCAGAAGACCTGCGACCCAACAGGATGGAAGCTGCCAAAAAGGTAGCGATGGACTTTGTGGACAAGCGTATCAGTGACCGTATGGGGTTGGTGATCTTTTCCGGTGAAAGTTTTACCCAATGCCCCATTACAACAGATCATGCGGTACTCAAGAACCAGATCATGCAGATAAAAAGCGGCATGCTGCAGGATGGAACGGCTATTGGTATGGGACTGGCTACTTCAGTAGACCGTTTACGTAACAGCCAGGCAAAAAGCAAAGTGATTATCCTGCTTACTGACGGGGTGAATAACACTGGGTTGGTAGATCCCCTCACAGCCCTTGAAATAGCAAAAGCCTTCAAAATAAGAGTATATACAATTGGCGTAGGTACCTATGGGAAAGCCCCTTTTCCGATGACTATGCCTGATGGTAGCGTACAGATGCAGATGCAGGATGTACAGATAGATGAGCCCCTGATGAAGAAGATCTCGCATGAAACCGGCGGCAAGTATTTCCGTGCTACCAATACCAATGACCTGCAGAACATTTACCAGGAGATTGATAAGCTGGAAAAAACCAAGGTAGAGATTACCTCTTACAAGCGTTTTACGGAGCATTTTTTCCTGCTGGCGATGATAGCCCTCACCTGCCTGTTGCTGGAAATGGTATTGCGCTATACTTTGTTCAGAAGTTTACCTTAA